In one Pseudomonas sp. MM211 genomic region, the following are encoded:
- a CDS encoding DUF6586 family protein → MAGELYTRTNQKIFYAGLSLDSWRKAEEGRAMNAQALVQAEREATLFHLYGALLGLCHEIAGFYRLPNSSAARAEVLLDRQSLASSPSPELAELVELAESGHTWLGQLLAAHAELFRPPRAPREAKADPGATSLIKAVSVDEVQPPLDRETLEGWRQELKALAQRFRVGLSEW, encoded by the coding sequence ATGGCTGGCGAACTGTATACCCGCACGAACCAAAAGATTTTCTATGCCGGGCTTTCTCTGGACTCCTGGCGCAAGGCCGAAGAAGGCCGGGCGATGAATGCCCAGGCGTTGGTGCAGGCCGAACGTGAAGCGACCCTGTTTCATTTGTACGGTGCGTTACTTGGGCTGTGCCATGAAATCGCAGGTTTCTATCGTTTGCCGAACAGCAGTGCCGCGCGTGCCGAGGTATTGCTGGATCGACAGAGCCTGGCTTCTTCACCCAGCCCTGAGTTGGCCGAACTGGTTGAGTTGGCCGAAAGCGGGCATACCTGGCTTGGGCAATTATTGGCTGCTCATGCCGAGCTATTCCGGCCTCCGCGCGCCCCGCGCGAGGCTAAGGCCGATCCTGGCGCTACCTCGCTGATCAAGGCGGTGAGCGTCGATGAGGTACAGCCTCCACTTGACCGGGAAACATTGGAGGGCTGGCGTCAGGAGCTGAAAGCACTGGCACAGCGTTTTCGCGTCGGCCTCAGCGAA